The following are encoded in a window of Dehalobacter sp. 12DCB1 genomic DNA:
- the rplI gene encoding 50S ribosomal protein L9 produces MKVILKEDVKALGKKGKVCEVTDGYARNFLIPRGLAVEATQGNVQDLAHKQKQEELRKQREKQEALDLSQKIENMDIIVKVKVGEKGRLFGSVTNKEIAEVLEKEYQLKLDKRKIEVKEPIKGLGEYQTTVKLHSEVTARLKIKIEAQ; encoded by the coding sequence GTGAAGGTAATATTAAAAGAAGATGTCAAGGCGCTCGGCAAAAAGGGTAAAGTATGCGAAGTCACGGATGGCTATGCCCGTAATTTTCTGATCCCGCGCGGACTCGCGGTTGAGGCAACTCAGGGAAATGTTCAGGATCTGGCGCATAAACAAAAACAGGAAGAACTGCGCAAACAGAGAGAAAAACAAGAGGCGCTGGATCTTTCCCAAAAAATCGAGAACATGGATATCATTGTCAAAGTGAAAGTCGGTGAAAAAGGCCGTTTATTCGGTTCGGTAACGAATAAAGAGATTGCCGAGGTATTGGAAAAGGAATATCAACTCAAACTAGATAAAAGAAAAATTGAAGTCAAGGAACCAATCAAAGGATTGGGAGAATATCAGACTACAGTAAAGCTCCATTCTGAAGTAACAGCGAGGCTGAAGATAAAGATAGAAGCCCAGTAA
- a CDS encoding MazG-like family protein has protein sequence MESVAAINIDIVKSSKAIEELKVELLKAQWLVQQGTLSASQEQLLDSMAGLVGLSYLLTRRLGFDYSRLDRVLFNKMSRWQREDFLSLETEWGDLSLLLGYLVPEED, from the coding sequence GTGGAGTCTGTTGCTGCGATCAATATTGATATCGTAAAATCCTCGAAAGCCATAGAGGAATTAAAAGTAGAGCTTCTCAAAGCTCAGTGGCTGGTCCAGCAGGGGACTTTAAGTGCTTCCCAGGAACAGCTTCTCGATAGTATGGCCGGACTGGTTGGTTTAAGTTATTTGCTTACCCGCAGGCTTGGCTTTGATTATTCCCGTTTGGATAGGGTTTTGTTTAATAAAATGTCCCGGTGGCAGCGGGAAGATTTCCTTAGTCTCGAAACTGAATGGGGTGACCTGAGTCTTTTGCTTGGTTATCTTGTTCCCGAGGAAGACTGA
- the rpsF gene encoding 30S ribosomal protein S6: MQAYEVMYIIRPDLDDEASKANIQKFEEIVNANGGTDLKVEVWGKRRLAYEVKKFNEGVYVLMNFNGEARTVDELERLMKISDAVIRFMTTKKE; this comes from the coding sequence ATGCAAGCGTACGAAGTGATGTACATTATAAGACCGGATCTCGATGATGAGGCTTCAAAAGCGAATATTCAAAAATTTGAAGAGATCGTCAATGCCAATGGTGGTACAGACCTCAAGGTTGAGGTTTGGGGTAAAAGACGCCTGGCTTACGAGGTTAAGAAGTTCAATGAAGGTGTTTATGTCCTGATGAACTTCAACGGTGAAGCACGTACGGTTGATGAACTGGAAAGGCTGATGAAAATTTCTGATGCTGTGATCCGGTTTATGACAACCAAGAAGGAATAA
- a CDS encoding CvpA family protein → MNTFDYVMLALLVLGGITGFRKGLITGLSRFIGKIAAIGIAVFFHKPFLNLLEPVLGLEAKLEPKIGDFLTKIAESKVSGTDAYGAADSIRQSMIGQATPVLTDYVLKIGAVLLLFILAACIINLIIALVITPIAKNLSFINRGGGLLFGLLSTFLVISLVLGLFSPLLSTGDSGLLKTGSSLLYPWFMQGYGMILSGIYVFAGDILNNPLDSIPLLNGLV, encoded by the coding sequence GTGAATACATTTGATTATGTAATGCTGGCGCTGCTGGTTTTGGGAGGCATAACCGGTTTTCGGAAAGGCCTTATTACCGGTTTATCAAGATTTATCGGGAAGATTGCTGCGATAGGCATTGCGGTTTTTTTTCACAAACCATTTCTGAATCTATTGGAACCTGTTTTAGGGCTTGAAGCAAAACTGGAGCCCAAAATCGGAGATTTTTTGACCAAAATTGCTGAAAGCAAAGTATCCGGGACAGATGCCTACGGTGCCGCTGACAGCATCAGGCAATCCATGATTGGTCAGGCTACACCTGTTTTGACAGATTATGTCCTGAAGATTGGGGCTGTCCTGCTTTTGTTTATTTTGGCAGCATGTATTATTAATCTTATTATAGCTTTGGTCATTACCCCTATAGCAAAAAACTTAAGTTTTATCAATAGAGGGGGAGGACTGCTTTTTGGTTTGCTGAGTACCTTTCTCGTGATTTCTCTGGTCCTGGGGTTGTTTTCACCGTTGTTAAGCACCGGTGACTCTGGATTGCTTAAGACGGGTAGCTCCTTGCTTTATCCTTGGTTTATGCAGGGATATGGTATGATTTTATCAGGGATTTATGTTTTTGCAGGGGATATTCTGAATAATCCTTTGGATTCTATACCTTTGCTGAATGGGCTGGTTTGA
- a CDS encoding M14 family zinc carboxypeptidase: protein MRVLKIGVRGNDVMEVQALLKKLGYDPGTVDGVFGNNTEQVVEQFQAASGLQADGIIGPITYQKLLPLLNGYIMVTVAAGDTLYQIANRYKINTKRLLAANPGISSDNIRAGQQLTVPYAFDIVDTNLNYTYEILQRDIAGLQKRYPFLETGVAGKSIMGRNLYYLRLGNGPNQVFYNASHHSLEWITTVVLMKFCENYLKNYVDGTSVRGYNIREIWGQSSIYLIPMVNPDGIDLVLNGLRINHPFYTSLLKWNEGRINFGQVWQANIRGVDLNHNYDASWQLSKQAEASHGITGPGPTRFSGTGPESEPESKAVADFTRNHNFRLVLAYHSQGRVIYWNYRGLASARDRQIALSLAEKSGYVLEEATGITLYAGYKDWFIEKYRRPGYTVEVGFGRNPLPISQFAQIYRENEGMLLLAALATVG from the coding sequence GTGCGCGTACTTAAGATTGGAGTCAGAGGAAACGATGTGATGGAAGTTCAGGCTTTGCTCAAAAAGCTGGGCTACGATCCGGGGACGGTAGACGGGGTATTCGGAAACAATACAGAGCAAGTGGTCGAACAGTTTCAGGCAGCCAGTGGTCTCCAAGCAGATGGAATCATTGGTCCAATCACGTATCAAAAGCTTCTGCCGTTATTGAACGGCTACATCATGGTTACAGTTGCTGCGGGAGATACATTGTACCAGATTGCCAACCGTTATAAAATCAATACTAAGCGGCTTTTAGCAGCAAATCCCGGGATCAGTTCTGACAATATAAGAGCAGGACAACAGTTGACCGTGCCCTATGCTTTTGATATTGTCGATACAAACCTCAATTACACCTACGAAATCTTGCAGCGGGATATTGCCGGGTTACAGAAACGCTATCCTTTCTTGGAAACTGGGGTTGCCGGAAAAAGTATTATGGGACGGAATCTTTACTATCTGAGGCTGGGTAATGGACCGAATCAGGTATTTTATAATGCGTCACATCATTCACTGGAATGGATTACGACAGTTGTGCTGATGAAGTTCTGTGAAAACTATCTAAAAAACTATGTGGATGGAACTTCGGTCAGGGGATACAACATAAGAGAGATATGGGGTCAAAGTTCAATTTATTTAATCCCTATGGTGAATCCAGATGGTATTGATCTGGTCTTAAACGGACTTCGGATAAATCATCCATTCTACACATCTCTTCTAAAATGGAATGAAGGCCGAATAAATTTTGGCCAGGTCTGGCAGGCCAATATTCGTGGCGTAGATCTAAACCACAATTATGATGCATCCTGGCAGTTGTCGAAACAAGCGGAAGCCAGTCACGGAATAACCGGGCCTGGCCCGACCAGATTTTCAGGGACAGGACCGGAATCCGAACCTGAATCCAAAGCAGTTGCAGATTTTACGAGAAATCATAATTTTAGACTTGTCCTGGCCTACCACAGCCAAGGCAGGGTGATCTACTGGAATTACAGAGGTCTGGCTTCGGCTAGGGACCGGCAAATTGCACTCAGTTTGGCAGAAAAAAGTGGCTATGTGCTGGAAGAAGCGACCGGAATAACATTGTATGCAGGCTATAAGGATTGGTTTATTGAAAAGTACCGGAGACCGGGCTATACGGTTGAGGTTGGATTTGGCCGAAATCCCCTGCCGATTTCCCAATTCGCGCAAATCTATCGGGAAAATGAGGGAATGTTGTTACTGGCGGCACTTGCTACTGTGGGCTAA
- a CDS encoding adenylosuccinate synthase, with translation MAAVILIGTQWGDEGKGKITDFLAEKADMVVRYQGGNNAGHTVVINKETYKLHLIPSGIFYPEKVCVIGNGLVIDPKVLIEELDYLKDKGVSTDNLRISGNAHVIMPYHRILDVLEEEYKGDQKIGTTKRGIGPAYKDKASRTGIRVLDFLDKDELTAKLQYSLKEKNLLITKVYGQEALSYEAVLQECLEYAERIRPYVRDSSLEINHFLSDGKKVLFEGAQGTLLDLDHGTYPYVTSSNPIAGGACIGAGVGPTRINKVVGVVKAYTTRVGEGPFPTELTCQTGELIREKGGEYGTTTGRPRRCGWLDAVITRYAVRISGISDFAFTKLDVLTGMDTLKICTAYRYKGEVLHDFPQSLKVLSECEAIYEEMPGWQEDLTEISEYSQLPEQAKNYIHRLEELTGVPVTMLAVGPGRNQTITRGNIF, from the coding sequence TTGGCAGCAGTCATTCTGATCGGAACCCAGTGGGGTGATGAAGGAAAAGGTAAAATAACGGACTTTTTGGCCGAAAAAGCCGATATGGTAGTCAGATATCAAGGAGGAAATAACGCCGGACATACAGTTGTAATTAATAAGGAGACTTATAAACTCCATCTGATCCCTTCAGGGATCTTTTATCCGGAAAAGGTCTGCGTAATTGGCAATGGCCTGGTTATTGACCCGAAGGTGTTGATTGAAGAACTTGATTATCTCAAAGACAAGGGCGTAAGTACAGACAACCTTAGAATTAGCGGTAATGCCCATGTGATCATGCCCTACCATCGTATTCTTGATGTCCTAGAGGAAGAGTATAAGGGAGACCAAAAAATTGGAACAACCAAACGCGGTATCGGCCCGGCTTACAAGGATAAAGCTTCCCGTACCGGAATCAGGGTATTGGATTTCCTAGATAAAGACGAGCTGACAGCGAAGCTGCAATATAGCCTTAAAGAAAAAAATCTGCTGATTACAAAGGTGTATGGACAGGAAGCACTTAGCTATGAAGCTGTGCTTCAGGAATGCCTGGAATATGCGGAGAGGATCCGGCCTTATGTCCGTGATTCTTCCCTTGAAATCAACCATTTCTTAAGTGACGGGAAAAAGGTCTTGTTTGAAGGCGCTCAGGGAACACTTTTGGATTTGGACCATGGAACGTATCCTTATGTAACTTCTTCCAACCCTATAGCCGGCGGAGCCTGCATTGGTGCAGGAGTAGGACCAACCCGGATCAACAAGGTTGTCGGGGTTGTTAAAGCCTATACGACCAGGGTCGGCGAAGGACCTTTCCCAACGGAATTGACCTGCCAAACAGGGGAACTTATCCGGGAAAAAGGCGGAGAGTATGGGACAACAACCGGACGGCCGCGGCGCTGTGGCTGGCTGGACGCTGTCATTACCCGTTATGCGGTGCGGATCAGCGGCATTTCTGATTTTGCGTTTACCAAACTGGATGTCCTGACAGGAATGGACACGTTAAAGATATGTACAGCTTATCGCTACAAAGGTGAAGTTCTTCATGATTTCCCGCAAAGTTTGAAAGTCCTCTCCGAATGTGAAGCGATCTATGAAGAAATGCCGGGCTGGCAGGAAGATCTGACGGAGATCAGCGAATATAGCCAGCTGCCGGAGCAGGCCAAGAATTATATCCACCGCTTGGAAGAGCTGACCGGGGTTCCAGTTACCATGCTCGCTGTCGGGCCTGGCCGCAATCAAACGATTACGCGGGGTAATATCTTTTAA
- the rpsR gene encoding 30S ribosomal protein S18, with product MANAAVKKERGRRPRKRVCSFCVDKVESIDYKDTQKLRKYITERGKILPRRISGNCAKHQRQVTIAVKRARSIALLPYIID from the coding sequence GTGGCAAACGCTGCCGTAAAAAAGGAACGGGGACGCCGTCCGCGTAAAAGAGTATGCAGCTTTTGTGTTGATAAAGTTGAGAGCATCGACTACAAGGATACACAAAAATTACGTAAATATATTACTGAGAGAGGCAAAATTCTGCCCCGTAGAATCTCAGGCAATTGCGCCAAACACCAGAGGCAAGTCACGATTGCCGTTAAACGGGCTCGCAGCATCGCGTTGCTGCCCTACATTATCGACTAG
- the ychF gene encoding redox-regulated ATPase YchF, which translates to MSLHVGIVGLPNVGKSTLFNAITKAGAESANYPFCTIDPNVGIVQVPDFRLKALAEIVNPQQIVPAVVEFVDIAGLVRGASKGEGLGNQFLSHIREVDAIVHVVRCFEDDNVVHVEGKIDPGRDIETIRMELILADMETVYRRQAKLVGMIRSGDKKAKFEAEVLEKLMKKFDQGIPANLAGFSEEEKELLNCVSLLTLRPVIYAANVSETEASNGENNANVQKVQEIARLENAEVIPVCAKIEAEIAELEEEEKEIFMEELGLAESGLDRLIRSAFKLLGLITFFTAGPKEVKAWTIRRETKAPQAAGTIHSDFERGFIRAEVVKYEHFMENRGLNGARDKGLIRLEGKDYIVQDGDIMHFRFNV; encoded by the coding sequence ATGTCTCTGCATGTAGGAATAGTTGGGCTGCCCAATGTCGGCAAGTCAACACTATTTAATGCGATAACGAAAGCCGGAGCAGAATCGGCCAATTACCCATTCTGTACGATTGATCCGAATGTCGGAATTGTACAGGTACCGGATTTTCGGTTAAAAGCACTGGCTGAAATTGTGAATCCGCAGCAAATAGTTCCGGCAGTTGTCGAATTTGTCGATATTGCCGGTCTGGTAAGGGGTGCAAGTAAAGGTGAAGGACTGGGCAACCAATTTCTTTCCCATATCCGGGAAGTGGATGCCATTGTTCATGTTGTACGCTGTTTTGAAGATGATAACGTTGTTCACGTCGAAGGCAAAATTGACCCGGGACGGGATATTGAAACGATCCGGATGGAATTGATCCTGGCAGATATGGAAACCGTATACCGCCGTCAGGCCAAGCTGGTCGGAATGATCAGATCCGGAGATAAGAAGGCCAAATTCGAAGCTGAGGTATTGGAAAAGCTCATGAAAAAATTTGACCAGGGGATACCGGCTAATTTGGCTGGTTTCTCTGAAGAAGAAAAAGAATTGCTGAACTGTGTCAGTCTGTTGACCCTGAGACCGGTGATTTATGCCGCGAATGTTTCTGAAACAGAAGCTTCCAACGGGGAAAATAACGCCAATGTCCAAAAGGTACAGGAAATAGCCAGACTCGAGAATGCTGAAGTCATTCCTGTTTGCGCCAAGATTGAAGCAGAAATAGCAGAACTTGAAGAAGAAGAGAAAGAAATCTTTATGGAGGAACTCGGGCTCGCGGAATCTGGGCTTGATCGGCTGATAAGGAGCGCGTTCAAGCTGCTTGGACTGATAACTTTCTTTACGGCAGGTCCTAAAGAAGTAAAGGCTTGGACGATTCGTCGGGAAACCAAAGCGCCTCAGGCGGCGGGTACGATTCATTCCGACTTTGAGCGGGGCTTTATTCGGGCCGAGGTTGTCAAATATGAACATTTTATGGAGAATCGCGGTCTGAATGGGGCCAGGGACAAGGGCCTGATTCGTTTAGAGGGCAAAGATTATATCGTTCAGGACGGCGATATTATGCATTTCAGATTTAATGTCTAA
- a CDS encoding DUF2232 domain-containing protein, which produces MVISDKDALRYGSRLIMLFLPLLASLFDYWSWMVEVLLIFFVLFQTRSSGCRNTAFFLGIGYILSFIPVGTSGISLIGFTPWAGILLVILKEKGFSTSQSIFWSLLLAALIGALPVIPAVSQALQPENLEKNIVTVLQFYEQQGLFSAFQEQGISTEQFESTLRTMVPVYYQLMPAFSGIFAMLEVGLVYLFFRIFSFGNKPKPFSLWRMPWYAVWLAIIGISAYLGGDYFANSILRITGMNVMAVTALITSIIGLSCLAYLIKGLKFSHLLIWIIVIMVAFVSSFFFICLIFTGLFDLVFNFRKIPEKMEEQKP; this is translated from the coding sequence ATGGTTATAAGTGATAAGGATGCACTTCGGTATGGTTCCAGGTTGATCATGTTATTTCTTCCCTTACTTGCGTCTTTATTTGACTACTGGAGCTGGATGGTCGAGGTATTATTGATTTTTTTCGTGTTATTTCAGACCAGAAGTTCCGGCTGCCGAAACACGGCATTTTTTTTAGGAATTGGTTATATTTTATCTTTTATTCCAGTTGGAACCAGTGGAATCTCCTTGATCGGATTTACTCCCTGGGCAGGAATTTTGCTGGTTATCTTAAAAGAAAAAGGGTTCTCTACCAGTCAGAGTATATTCTGGAGTTTACTGCTGGCTGCACTTATCGGGGCGTTACCGGTAATTCCTGCAGTCAGTCAGGCTCTTCAGCCGGAGAATCTGGAAAAGAATATTGTTACAGTTCTCCAGTTCTATGAGCAGCAAGGCCTGTTTAGTGCTTTTCAGGAGCAGGGGATTTCAACTGAGCAATTCGAAAGCACTCTCCGGACCATGGTTCCGGTCTACTATCAATTAATGCCTGCTTTTTCCGGGATATTTGCGATGCTTGAGGTTGGACTGGTTTACCTGTTTTTCAGGATATTTTCTTTCGGAAACAAACCTAAACCTTTTTCTTTATGGAGAATGCCCTGGTATGCGGTGTGGTTAGCGATTATTGGAATTTCTGCCTATTTGGGTGGAGACTACTTTGCCAATAGTATTCTGAGAATAACCGGTATGAATGTGATGGCCGTTACAGCTTTGATAACCAGTATTATTGGGCTGTCCTGCCTGGCTTATTTGATCAAAGGCTTGAAGTTTTCTCATCTGCTGATCTGGATTATTGTAATTATGGTGGCTTTCGTTTCATCATTCTTTTTCATATGTTTAATATTTACGGGGCTTTTTGATTTAGTATTTAATTTTCGAAAGATCCCCGAAAAAATGGAGGAACAGAAACCGTGA
- the lonC gene encoding Lon family ATP-dependent protease, whose amino-acid sequence MKGLFKKFLQQEGQESHEKYTAEIADGQLKLEIDALYVVLSNLYGTDKLILKASKLEALTLMRSDKIEERVLGLQKLVNDDPTDKPAPNLQDIPAILTEVEEQIAETVAKRSVEDRLNQAVAEKMQERHEEYIKEIKTQVLKETGGPENAQTLRKLAQLEKMKATKPVSSAIEILRPQTPEEIIGQESALQALLAKLATPFPQHILIYGPPGVGKTSAARVALETVKNFPDSPFSKDAPFIEVDGTTLRWDLRDVTNPLLGSVHDPIYQGAKRDLAETGIPEPKLGLVNDAHTGVLFIDEIGEMDPTLLNKLLKVLEDKRVHFESSYYDPHDPQIPLYIKKIFDEGVPADFVLIGATTREPQDLNPALRSRCAEVYFEPLEPAHITHIIRQAALKLNVKLEENVPEIISEYMIEGRKANSILLDAYGLARFRNPGKKEVLISKDDVREVLRSARLTPFVQKRVTSSKETGRILGLGVSGFLGSVLEIEVKVFNGETGKGSIRFNETAGSMARDAVFNAAAVIRSLTGEDLKNYDLHVNVVGGGRIDGPSAGLATTMAIYSALKEQPLRGDVAVTGEISIQGKVKPIGGIYEKIFGAKQAGVKTVIIPTENRAEVPPGLKGIEVLAVENIEEAIKIAQA is encoded by the coding sequence GTGAAAGGCTTATTTAAGAAATTTTTACAGCAAGAGGGGCAGGAAAGTCACGAAAAATATACTGCGGAGATTGCGGACGGACAGTTAAAATTGGAGATAGACGCGCTGTATGTCGTGCTTTCCAATCTATACGGGACAGATAAATTGATTTTAAAAGCGAGCAAGCTTGAGGCCCTTACCCTGATGCGTTCTGACAAGATCGAGGAACGTGTCTTGGGCTTGCAAAAGCTTGTCAACGATGATCCAACGGACAAACCGGCGCCAAACCTGCAAGATATCCCGGCAATTTTGACGGAGGTTGAAGAGCAGATCGCAGAGACGGTCGCGAAGCGTTCTGTAGAAGACCGTTTAAATCAGGCGGTTGCCGAGAAAATGCAGGAGCGGCATGAAGAATATATCAAAGAGATCAAGACCCAAGTTCTGAAAGAGACCGGAGGTCCTGAGAATGCGCAAACACTTCGAAAGCTTGCGCAGCTGGAAAAGATGAAAGCAACAAAGCCGGTATCTTCTGCAATTGAAATCCTGAGACCGCAGACCCCGGAAGAAATTATCGGACAGGAAAGTGCCTTGCAGGCCCTGCTTGCAAAGCTTGCGACGCCTTTCCCCCAGCACATCCTGATTTATGGTCCACCGGGAGTCGGCAAAACATCAGCAGCCAGGGTTGCGCTGGAAACCGTCAAAAACTTTCCGGATTCGCCTTTCAGTAAGGATGCACCGTTTATTGAAGTCGACGGTACGACGCTGCGCTGGGATCTGCGGGATGTCACCAATCCTTTGCTTGGTTCAGTTCATGATCCGATTTATCAGGGTGCGAAAAGAGATCTGGCTGAGACTGGTATCCCCGAGCCCAAACTGGGCTTGGTAAACGATGCTCATACCGGTGTTTTGTTTATCGATGAAATTGGAGAGATGGATCCAACGTTGCTGAATAAGCTGCTGAAGGTCCTGGAAGATAAGCGGGTTCATTTTGAGTCCTCCTATTATGATCCTCATGATCCCCAAATTCCTTTATATATTAAAAAAATTTTTGATGAAGGTGTTCCCGCGGATTTTGTACTGATTGGGGCCACTACGAGAGAACCACAGGATCTGAATCCGGCCTTGCGTTCCCGCTGTGCCGAAGTCTATTTTGAGCCTTTGGAACCGGCTCATATTACCCATATCATCAGACAGGCAGCTTTGAAACTGAATGTCAAGTTGGAAGAAAATGTACCGGAAATTATCAGTGAATATATGATTGAGGGACGAAAAGCGAACAGCATCCTTTTGGATGCGTATGGTCTGGCAAGGTTTAGGAATCCCGGCAAAAAGGAAGTTCTAATTTCAAAAGACGATGTCAGAGAAGTGCTCAGGTCAGCTAGACTGACTCCTTTCGTTCAAAAACGTGTAACCTCTAGCAAGGAAACCGGCAGAATACTTGGACTGGGGGTATCGGGATTCCTTGGCTCGGTTTTGGAGATTGAGGTGAAAGTATTCAACGGAGAGACCGGCAAAGGAAGCATCCGCTTTAATGAGACGGCAGGTTCAATGGCCAGGGACGCAGTGTTTAATGCCGCAGCTGTAATCCGGAGCCTAACAGGAGAAGATTTGAAGAACTATGACCTCCATGTCAATGTGGTTGGTGGTGGCAGAATAGACGGCCCCTCAGCCGGACTTGCCACGACCATGGCGATTTACAGCGCCTTGAAGGAACAGCCCCTGAGAGGAGATGTAGCCGTCACCGGTGAAATCTCAATCCAGGGAAAAGTCAAACCGATTGGCGGCATTTACGAAAAAATATTTGGGGCCAAACAGGCCGGAGTAAAAACAGTGATCATTCCGACGGAAAATCGCGCAGAAGTTCCTCCTGGATTAAAAGGAATTGAAGTCCTTGCTGTTGAAAATATAGAGGAAGCTATAAAAATTGCACAAGCCTAA
- the ssb gene encoding single-stranded DNA-binding protein: MLNRVVLIGRLTKDPELRYTPNGVAVASFTLAVDRNYKNSQGEKETDFIPCVVFRQLAELCANYLAKGRLAAVDGRIQVRSYDGQDGQKRWVTEVLGENVRFLSPKDNNAGSSSAQNDFGSFAHEVSLDDDIPF, encoded by the coding sequence TTGTTGAATCGTGTAGTACTTATCGGGCGATTAACGAAAGACCCTGAGTTGCGCTATACACCAAACGGTGTAGCTGTTGCATCTTTTACGCTAGCCGTCGACAGGAATTACAAGAATAGTCAGGGCGAGAAAGAAACGGATTTTATTCCATGCGTTGTTTTCCGCCAGTTAGCTGAACTCTGCGCGAATTATTTGGCGAAAGGAAGACTGGCTGCAGTAGATGGCAGGATTCAGGTTCGCTCTTATGATGGTCAGGATGGGCAAAAAAGATGGGTGACAGAGGTCTTGGGAGAAAACGTCAGATTTTTAAGTCCCAAAGACAATAATGCCGGATCATCTTCAGCTCAAAATGATTTTGGTTCTTTTGCACATGAAGTTAGTCTAGATGATGATATACCATTTTAG
- a CDS encoding DUF951 domain-containing protein, with protein sequence MDLNVGDIVRLKKSHPCGNTEFKIMRTGMDFRIECLKCGHQTWITRAKLERNIKEILTAKNSQGILD encoded by the coding sequence ATGGATCTTAATGTAGGAGATATTGTCAGGCTCAAAAAGTCTCATCCCTGCGGCAATACAGAATTTAAGATCATGAGAACAGGTATGGATTTTAGGATCGAATGTCTGAAATGTGGGCATCAGACTTGGATAACCAGGGCAAAGCTTGAAAGGAATATTAAAGAGATCTTGACGGCAAAAAACAGTCAGGGGATCTTGGACTGA
- the dnaB gene encoding replicative DNA helicase, translating to MELLKVPPHNLEAEQAVLGALMLDPQKGSTVFEILRPEDFYRDNHKNIYLIIRDIFEKGDPVDLVTVAENLRQSGRLESIGGIGTISQIAGSVPSAANVEHYARIVAEKALLRQLIRIAGYIEEKGYEAGEEALSLLEEAERLIVEISQRQSKEGFVTIRSILLKTFDKIEYLYSNKGNLTGVPTHFRELDRITSGWQASDLVIIAARPSMGKTALVLNMAQNAAVKSKVPVALFSLEMSKEQLVQRILCSEAMVDQQRVRTGELLDSDWPKLTQAVGPLSEAPIFIDDTVGISLAELRSKARRLKMEQGLGLIIIDYLQLMTVGKKVESRQQEVAQISRGLKGVARELSVPVIALSQLNRGVEQRQDKRPLMSDLLESGSIEADADLISFIYRDEYYHSDSEKKGIAEIIIAKHRNGPVGTVELGYLKEFTKFVNLDKNYG from the coding sequence ATGGAACTTTTGAAAGTTCCTCCCCATAATCTTGAGGCTGAACAGGCTGTTCTGGGCGCACTAATGCTCGATCCCCAGAAGGGCAGTACTGTATTCGAGATTTTACGCCCGGAGGATTTCTACCGCGATAACCATAAAAATATTTATCTGATCATCAGGGATATCTTCGAAAAAGGGGATCCTGTTGATCTGGTTACAGTGGCTGAGAACTTAAGGCAGTCAGGCAGGCTGGAGAGCATCGGGGGAATTGGAACGATCTCTCAGATTGCCGGATCTGTGCCTTCAGCGGCCAACGTGGAACATTATGCCCGGATTGTGGCGGAGAAAGCCCTGCTCCGTCAGCTGATCCGCATTGCCGGCTACATTGAAGAAAAAGGGTACGAAGCGGGGGAAGAAGCCCTTAGTTTATTGGAGGAAGCCGAAAGACTGATTGTTGAAATCTCTCAAAGACAGTCTAAGGAAGGTTTTGTTACAATCCGCAGCATTCTCCTGAAAACATTTGACAAGATCGAATACCTCTATTCCAATAAAGGGAACCTGACAGGAGTCCCGACCCATTTTCGGGAGTTGGACCGAATCACTTCCGGCTGGCAGGCTTCCGACCTAGTCATTATTGCCGCCAGACCATCGATGGGCAAAACGGCACTTGTCTTAAATATGGCACAGAATGCTGCGGTGAAATCTAAGGTTCCTGTAGCGTTATTCAGCCTGGAAATGTCCAAAGAGCAGCTTGTCCAGCGTATTCTTTGTTCTGAAGCGATGGTAGATCAGCAGCGGGTTAGGACCGGTGAACTATTGGATTCAGACTGGCCAAAGCTTACCCAGGCTGTAGGTCCGCTGTCTGAAGCACCAATCTTTATTGATGATACCGTTGGGATATCCCTGGCAGAGCTTCGGTCTAAAGCCAGAAGATTAAAAATGGAACAAGGACTTGGGCTGATCATTATTGATTATCTACAGTTAATGACCGTCGGCAAGAAGGTAGAAAGTCGCCAGCAGGAAGTCGCCCAGATTTCCAGAGGCTTAAAAGGCGTTGCACGTGAACTATCCGTGCCGGTTATTGCCCTGTCTCAGCTTAACCGTGGCGTTGAGCAGCGTCAGGACAAGCGGCCACTGATGTCCGACCTTCTGGAATCCGGATCAATCGAGGCTGATGCCGATCTTATTTCCTTTATTTACAGGGATGAATACTATCACTCTGATTCGGAGAAAAAAGGTATTGCTGAGATTATTATTGCCAAGCACCGCAATGGTCCTGTAGGTACAGTTGAGCTTGGGTATCTGAAGGAATTTACGAAATTTGTTAACCTCGATAAGAATTATGGTTAA